Below is a window of Komagataella phaffii GS115 chromosome 1, complete sequence DNA.
GTATCACAAAACTACCAATCAAGCACAACTCTTTTGACGACAGGCAATACAGCCCACTCAGCTATGCTAGAGAGCTATCAGAACATGAACCAAATCGAACAGAGCGGACCCATTGATTGCAGTTCCTTGAAATTGGGGTCCCGAAAGTCCGCTCTGGCTATAATCCAGGCAGAAATCGTCCGccaattgatattgaaagaataCCCTGAATTGGAGACGAAGTTGGTCAGTGTGTCCACCCTGGGGGACCAAGTCCAGAATAAAGCACTTTTCACGTTTGGAGGAAAATCTTTGTGGACCAAAGAACTTGagatgttgttgttggagagTGTGGGAGGATTTGACCAAATAGACATGATTGTACACTCGTTGAAAGACATGCCAACTCATTTACCAGACGAATTTGAGCTGGGTTGcattattgaaagagaagacCCTAGAGACGCTTTGGTCGTGCAAGATGGTTTATCTTACAAGTCATTGGCCGACCTTCCAGAGGGAGCTGTGGTCGGTACGTCTTCGGTTAGAAGATCGGCTCAACTACTGAAGAATTTCCCTCATCTGAAATTCAAATCTGTTAGAGGAAACCTTCAGACCAGACTAAGAAAATTAGATGATCCAGATTCCGAGTACTGCTGTCTCCTCCTTGCAGCAGCCGGTTTAATCAGGACAGGCTTACAACACAGAATTTCAATGTATTTGAACGACGATGTGATGTACCACTCCGTCGGACAAGGAGCATTAGGAGTAGAGATCAGAAAAGGTGACCAATTCATGAAAAATATCTGTGAAAAGATTGGGCATAGAACCACCACCCTTCGTTGTCTTGCAGAGAGAGCACTGCTGAGATATCTAGAGGGAGGCTGCTCGGTGCCAATTGGGGTCTCCACTATTTATAGCGAGGATACGAAGGAACTTACCATGAACTCCCTAGTCGTCAGTTGTAACGGTCGTGACTCGGTAACAGAATCAATGACTGAAGTCGTGACTACTGAAGAGCAAGCTGAAGATTTCGGTGAAAGGCTGGCCCAGAAGCTCATAGATCAAGGTGCGAAACGCATTCTTGACGAgatcaacttcaacaagatcaaagagatTAAGGAAGAGGGTTTACATTAATGACTACCATTTATATAGAAAAACGCCTAATTGTATaatagaagaagattctcATGTATATAAATTTTTTTAATTGTTATACATCCCACGGGAGCCTATTTTGGGGACCAGGATTCTGTGCTCGTCGGGGGGAGATGCCAAGAAATCGAGAGGACAATGCTGTCTTTCTTCCGGTTCAGTTGATGAAATATATCGTTATTGTCGGAGGCCCCTGTGGCACAGGGAAGTCCACTGTAGCCCATGAGTTGGCTCTTCACTATAAAGACAGAAACATTCTACGAGACGAGAAGGAAGTATATATTGAGGGCGATTCCTTCCATTCACATGCTAATATCGAGAAGATGAGTTCTGGAATACCGCTAACGGATGAAGACAGATTACCCTGGCTCATCACTTTGGCACGGTATTCTAGCCAACAGTTTACTAAAGAGAATTCTGGTGATATTTGTTTCCTCTCATGCTCTGCACTTAAGAAAAAATACAGAGATCTGCTCATTCAAACAATCACCAAGATTAATCCAGATATTCATCCAATTGTTATTTTCCTCCATGGAGATCCCGAGGTACTCTACAAACGAGTCAGCGGGAGAAAAAACCACTTTATGA
It encodes the following:
- a CDS encoding Phorphobilinogen deaminase — protein: MNQIEQSGPIDCSSLKLGSRKSALAIIQAEIVRQLILKEYPELETKLVSVSTLGDQVQNKALFTFGGKSLWTKELEMLLLESVGGFDQIDMIVHSLKDMPTHLPDEFELGCIIEREDPRDALVVQDGLSYKSLADLPEGAVVGTSSVRRSAQLLKNFPHLKFKSVRGNLQTRLRKLDDPDSEYCCLLLAAAGLIRTGLQHRISMYLNDDVMYHSVGQGALGVEIRKGDQFMKNICEKIGHRTTTLRCLAERALLRYLEGGCSVPIGVSTIYSEDTKELTMNSLVVSCNGRDSVTESMTEVVTTEEQAEDFGERLAQKLIDQGAKRILDEINFNKIKEIKEEGLH